The following coding sequences lie in one Alloacidobacterium dinghuense genomic window:
- a CDS encoding alpha/beta fold hydrolase, whose translation MSSQVRTERGSQNMVDTSDAALAASLSGDFRNGYGEVNGTRIHYVEGGKGTPVLLLPGWPQTWWQFHKIMPELAKRHRVIAVDLRGMGGSAKPALGYDKKNMAKDIHELTQALGYKQVNIAGHDIGAMVAYSFAANYPDATVKICLIDVAHPEESLYTMSLLPPPGHAVRGTGESIHPVYLWWFAFNQLPDLPQQLLAGKFRLLIDWLFDSQLRNPAAISERDRAIYAAAYSQPDAIRAGNGWYQTFGQDIIDAKHYGQIATPVLALAGERNYPYLRELLPTQASDVRVAKVNSSSHYVPEDQPEAVVRELLGFFKS comes from the coding sequence ATGAGCAGCCAAGTCCGTACAGAACGCGGATCACAGAACATGGTAGATACTTCGGATGCAGCACTGGCCGCTTCACTTTCCGGTGATTTCAGGAACGGCTATGGCGAAGTGAACGGCACCCGCATCCACTATGTCGAGGGTGGCAAAGGCACGCCCGTGCTCCTGCTGCCGGGCTGGCCCCAGACTTGGTGGCAGTTCCATAAGATCATGCCGGAACTGGCGAAGCGCCACCGCGTCATCGCGGTTGATCTTCGCGGGATGGGAGGTTCTGCTAAACCGGCCTTGGGCTACGACAAGAAGAACATGGCCAAGGATATTCACGAGCTGACCCAAGCGCTCGGGTACAAGCAGGTCAACATCGCCGGACACGATATCGGAGCAATGGTCGCCTACAGCTTCGCTGCTAACTATCCAGATGCGACGGTCAAAATTTGCCTGATCGACGTTGCGCACCCCGAAGAGAGTCTCTACACAATGTCGCTGCTCCCTCCACCCGGGCATGCGGTCCGCGGAACCGGGGAATCAATCCATCCGGTCTATCTCTGGTGGTTCGCTTTCAATCAACTGCCGGACCTTCCGCAACAACTGCTGGCTGGGAAGTTTAGGTTACTGATCGACTGGCTCTTCGATTCTCAACTGCGAAATCCCGCTGCGATCTCGGAGCGTGATCGTGCGATCTACGCCGCGGCGTACTCGCAGCCGGATGCGATCCGCGCTGGAAACGGCTGGTATCAGACGTTTGGACAGGACATCATTGACGCCAAACACTACGGCCAGATAGCAACGCCAGTTCTAGCCTTGGCCGGTGAACGTAATTATCCTTATCTGCGCGAGCTTCTTCCGACACAGGCTTCAGACGTGCGTGTCGCAAAGGTCAACTCCAGTAGCCACTATGTCCCCGAGGACCAACCCGAGGCCGTTGTGCGAGAACTTCTCGGATTCTTTAAGTCATAG
- a CDS encoding NAD(P)-dependent alcohol dehydrogenase, with protein sequence MSKNTTQIRAAVAREKGGPFSIETLTLDAPRRDEVLVRVVATGLCHTDMVARDQSYPVPHPIVLGHEGAGIVESVGADVLKVAPGDSVVLTFLTCGRCKPCRLGRMAHCEKTFPLCFGGARLDGSTATLDGQGEKVHDHFFGQSSFATYALANERNVVKVSSDVPLERLGPLGCGIQTGAGAVMNALNVRPGTSFASFGAGAVGYSAIMAARAVGATTIVAIDIVPSRLEMAKELGATHAINSKQTNPVEAIRDITGGGVDYSLETSGNPSVLHQAIEALGSLGTCGIVGAEPLGTEVSFDVNTLMIQGKGIRGILEGESVPDIFIPQLIELNAQGRFPFEKLMKFYSLDQINQAAQDSEKGVTIKPVIRLLAA encoded by the coding sequence ATGAGCAAAAATACAACCCAGATTAGAGCTGCCGTCGCGCGAGAGAAAGGCGGCCCTTTTAGCATCGAAACCCTAACTTTGGACGCTCCGCGCCGAGACGAAGTCTTAGTCAGGGTCGTAGCCACCGGCTTGTGCCACACAGATATGGTTGCACGTGACCAGAGCTACCCGGTGCCACATCCAATCGTGCTCGGACACGAAGGTGCTGGAATCGTTGAGAGCGTAGGCGCTGACGTTCTCAAAGTCGCGCCCGGCGATTCCGTGGTGCTCACCTTCTTGACATGCGGACGTTGTAAGCCTTGTCGCTTGGGAAGGATGGCACATTGCGAGAAGACGTTCCCACTCTGCTTCGGTGGAGCACGGTTGGACGGCAGCACTGCTACACTCGACGGCCAGGGAGAGAAAGTTCACGATCACTTTTTCGGGCAATCGTCCTTTGCCACGTACGCACTCGCCAATGAACGCAACGTGGTCAAGGTCAGCAGTGACGTACCGCTCGAACGCCTCGGTCCGCTCGGATGCGGTATTCAGACCGGAGCCGGCGCCGTAATGAATGCACTGAATGTGAGACCGGGTACAAGTTTCGCTTCCTTCGGCGCGGGCGCAGTTGGGTACTCTGCGATCATGGCAGCACGGGCTGTTGGGGCAACAACCATCGTCGCCATAGACATCGTGCCCTCGCGTCTGGAAATGGCAAAGGAACTGGGCGCGACGCATGCTATTAACAGTAAACAGACAAATCCGGTCGAGGCGATCCGAGATATTACTGGTGGCGGAGTCGATTACTCGCTGGAGACCTCTGGGAACCCCAGTGTGTTGCATCAGGCGATAGAAGCACTCGGATCTCTCGGCACGTGCGGAATCGTCGGAGCAGAGCCGCTAGGCACAGAGGTGAGCTTTGACGTGAACACCCTGATGATACAAGGCAAAGGGATACGCGGCATTCTTGAGGGTGAGAGCGTTCCTGACATTTTTATCCCGCAGCTCATCGAACTCAACGCGCAGGGGCGCTTCCCGTTCGAGAAACTGATGAAGTTTTACAGCCTCGATCAAATCAATCAAGCTGCGCAAGACAGTGAAAAAGGGGTCACAATCAAACCCGTCATTCGCCTATTAGCAGCGTGA
- a CDS encoding carboxymuconolactone decarboxylase family protein — protein sequence MEARLNAQQESPAAYAAMVGLETFIRKASKLEPSLVELVKMRASQINGCAYCIDIHSKDARSEGETEQRLYALNAWRETPFFTARERAALAWTEALTLITECHVPDDIYELAKQSF from the coding sequence ATGGAAGCACGCCTTAATGCTCAGCAAGAGTCTCCAGCGGCTTACGCGGCCATGGTCGGTTTGGAGACGTTTATTCGAAAAGCATCCAAACTCGAACCATCGCTTGTCGAACTCGTGAAGATGCGCGCCTCGCAGATCAATGGATGTGCCTATTGTATTGATATCCACTCCAAAGATGCCCGCAGCGAAGGCGAGACGGAACAGCGTTTGTATGCGCTTAACGCATGGAGAGAGACACCATTCTTCACCGCACGAGAGCGCGCTGCTCTAGCATGGACCGAGGCTCTGACCCTGATTACGGAGTGCCATGTGCCGGATGACATATATGAGTTAGCGAAGCAGAGTTTCTAG
- a CDS encoding cupin domain-containing protein has translation MIKRILMVSILLTGTLVAQEPKVTPLLSKDLTGIPGKEGLMITVDYPPGATDAIHRHNAHVFVYVLEGSVVMQVRGGKEVTLRPGQTFYEGPQDVHIVGRNASKSKPAKFLVFFVKNKGAPLLLPAK, from the coding sequence ATGATCAAACGCATACTCATGGTTTCAATTCTTCTGACTGGAACACTTGTGGCCCAAGAACCAAAGGTAACGCCGCTTCTGTCGAAGGACTTGACAGGAATTCCTGGCAAGGAAGGCCTGATGATTACGGTCGACTACCCACCAGGTGCGACGGACGCGATCCACCGTCATAATGCCCATGTCTTCGTCTACGTTCTCGAAGGGTCGGTTGTGATGCAAGTCAGAGGTGGCAAGGAAGTAACGCTTCGCCCAGGCCAAACCTTCTACGAGGGCCCACAGGACGTACACATCGTAGGTCGCAACGCCAGTAAGTCGAAACCCGCAAAGTTCCTTGTTTTCTTTGTGAAGAATAAAGGTGCGCCGCTTCTTCTTCCCGCCAAGTAA
- a CDS encoding DoxX family protein encodes MIEKILHTDPDYALTFLSIIAGLIIFPYGMQKLFGWFGGPGLDGTLKDLDSRRIPKSIAWLIIVGQSFGSIALIAGFLGRIAAGGLFIIFTGALIVHLPDGWAMNWFGEKNGEGIEYHVMLLSLLLIAIVRGCGAMSIDLWLAS; translated from the coding sequence ATGATAGAAAAAATACTTCACACAGATCCAGACTACGCCTTGACCTTTCTGAGCATTATTGCTGGACTCATCATCTTTCCATACGGAATGCAGAAACTCTTCGGATGGTTTGGGGGGCCAGGACTCGACGGCACTCTGAAAGACCTAGATTCTCGCAGGATTCCGAAAAGCATTGCATGGCTGATCATCGTCGGACAGTCTTTTGGAAGCATTGCGCTAATAGCAGGCTTTTTGGGCAGAATCGCGGCTGGTGGTCTGTTCATAATCTTTACTGGTGCCCTTATAGTGCATTTGCCCGATGGATGGGCAATGAATTGGTTTGGCGAAAAGAACGGGGAAGGGATTGAGTATCACGTCATGCTCCTCTCGCTGCTCTTGATAGCCATCGTTAGAGGATGCGGCGCCATGTCAATCGATCTTTGGCTAGCATCTTAG
- a CDS encoding SDR family NAD(P)-dependent oxidoreductase: protein MSQVWLVTGSSRGLGRAFVEAALRSGHRVAATARHIGSLQSLKGQFGDRVLPLQLDVTDEDLASRVVQTTIDSFGGLDVLVNNAGYGKCSPYRRDTAAGVPRTN from the coding sequence ATGTCTCAGGTATGGCTCGTTACCGGCAGTTCTCGTGGACTCGGCCGTGCATTCGTTGAAGCTGCTCTGCGGTCTGGCCATCGAGTAGCTGCTACCGCACGCCATATCGGAAGTCTGCAATCTCTTAAGGGACAGTTCGGAGACCGGGTTCTTCCGCTTCAACTCGATGTCACTGATGAGGACCTGGCCTCCCGTGTGGTGCAAACGACGATTGATTCCTTTGGCGGGCTGGATGTGCTCGTCAACAATGCCGGCTACGGCAAATGTAGCCCCTATCGAAGAGACACCGCTGCAGGAGTTCCGAGAACAAATTGA
- a CDS encoding SDR family NAD(P)-dependent oxidoreductase, which yields MPATANVAPIEETPLQEFREQIETNLFGVIIMTKAVLPYFRERKAGRIFQISSIGGRIGPIGRGPYAAAKFGMEGFSESLAKEVGPLGIRVTIVEPGGSGQILQARQPR from the coding sequence ATGCCGGCTACGGCAAATGTAGCCCCTATCGAAGAGACACCGCTGCAGGAGTTCCGAGAACAAATTGAAACGAACCTGTTTGGCGTCATCATTATGACGAAGGCTGTCCTGCCCTACTTCCGCGAGCGCAAGGCGGGGAGAATCTTTCAAATCTCATCGATTGGCGGCCGGATTGGACCAATAGGTCGCGGGCCTTATGCAGCGGCTAAGTTCGGGATGGAAGGCTTCTCGGAATCACTAGCAAAAGAAGTTGGCCCACTCGGGATTCGCGTGACAATTGTGGAGCCGGGGGGTTCCGGACAGATTTTGCAGGCTCGTCAACCACGCTGA
- a CDS encoding thiamine pyrophosphate-dependent enzyme, with translation MKQPRIFQITDNPLSAARSQATNTIVSSMVPALQALLQRLPKSSRKEPQITRRIVPVAAQDPIQPEFAMQEIARAVGRDIIVVEEAPSHRPAMQKHLPILRPKGFYTMASGGLGWGLPAAVGVALAEKQPVVCLIGDGSAMYSIQALWTAVQEKLPMVMSVLNNHGYGAMKSFSQLLGNSEPPGIRLPGISYVDVARGFGAVGVEVTRSGDIYGALQDALQRESPTLIDIQIDPSAGDLY, from the coding sequence ATGAAGCAGCCGAGAATCTTTCAGATAACTGATAATCCTCTCTCCGCGGCGCGGAGCCAGGCGACGAATACGATCGTGAGTTCCATGGTCCCTGCGCTGCAAGCATTACTTCAACGCCTGCCGAAGTCCTCTCGCAAAGAGCCGCAGATTACTCGTCGTATCGTTCCCGTCGCGGCACAAGACCCAATACAACCCGAATTCGCAATGCAGGAGATTGCGCGCGCCGTGGGTCGCGACATCATCGTCGTCGAGGAGGCACCCTCACACCGGCCAGCAATGCAGAAACATCTTCCGATACTCCGGCCCAAAGGCTTTTACACGATGGCCAGCGGAGGATTGGGCTGGGGGCTGCCGGCGGCTGTTGGTGTCGCGCTCGCCGAAAAACAGCCCGTGGTCTGCCTCATCGGGGACGGCTCGGCCATGTACTCCATCCAAGCTCTTTGGACCGCCGTACAGGAGAAGCTTCCCATGGTCATGAGTGTCCTGAACAACCACGGCTACGGCGCAATGAAATCTTTCAGCCAACTCTTGGGGAACAGCGAACCTCCTGGCATCCGCCTACCGGGGATCTCATACGTGGATGTCGCTCGCGGATTTGGGGCGGTCGGAGTCGAGGTCACTCGGTCAGGCGATATCTACGGCGCACTGCAAGATGCACTTCAAAGAGAGAGCCCGACCTTGATCGACATTCAGATAGATCCGAGCGCCGGCGATCTTTATTGA
- a CDS encoding LysR family transcriptional regulator: MNQNLDERAVNGLGVLAAIVRCGSFASAGKALNMSQSGVSRSIARLEARLGLRLFERTTRSVSMTDEGRRLYEQIGPLLTGLEEAVASVMEGRALVRGRLRVQMHRTFAHFLEGARLRAFLESHPELELELITRDQLGDLVSEGFDVAIHVGNPPVSSLVVRKLWTTRIVTVAAPSYFKRHKHPATPQELVTDRHILIDYRDPETGRPFEWEFHRGRRIVKVPTNGHIIVSDIITMHNLCLAGYGIVQVMENAVSRLLNQGKLIDLFPDWQDERFPLYAVYPSRKHLPAKTRAFLDFVLSLPSSIAANAQD, translated from the coding sequence ATGAATCAGAATCTCGATGAGCGAGCCGTGAACGGGCTAGGCGTCCTTGCCGCGATTGTGCGATGCGGCAGTTTTGCCAGTGCAGGCAAAGCGCTGAACATGTCGCAGTCAGGGGTGAGCCGGTCCATTGCGCGGCTCGAAGCTCGCCTGGGACTACGATTGTTCGAGCGAACCACACGCTCCGTCTCTATGACGGATGAAGGGCGACGGTTATACGAGCAGATCGGCCCGTTGCTGACTGGCCTCGAAGAGGCTGTGGCATCGGTGATGGAAGGACGAGCACTGGTGCGGGGCAGACTGCGCGTGCAAATGCATCGCACGTTTGCACATTTCCTGGAAGGAGCACGGCTCAGGGCGTTTCTTGAAAGCCACCCAGAACTAGAACTCGAACTGATAACTCGTGATCAACTCGGCGATCTGGTGAGCGAGGGCTTCGACGTTGCCATTCATGTCGGAAACCCGCCGGTTTCGAGCCTGGTTGTGAGAAAGCTCTGGACCACGCGCATTGTGACCGTCGCTGCTCCCTCTTACTTCAAACGACACAAGCATCCAGCAACGCCGCAGGAGCTCGTGACGGACAGACATATCCTGATTGATTATCGCGACCCCGAGACTGGGCGTCCGTTCGAATGGGAATTCCATCGTGGCCGAAGAATCGTAAAAGTTCCCACCAATGGTCACATCATCGTCAGTGACATCATCACCATGCACAATCTCTGCCTGGCAGGCTATGGAATCGTTCAGGTGATGGAAAATGCGGTGTCGCGGTTGTTGAATCAGGGGAAGCTGATTGACCTGTTCCCGGATTGGCAGGATGAGCGCTTTCCTCTCTACGCCGTCTACCCATCGCGGAAACATTTGCCAGCAAAAACCCGCGCATTTCTGGATTTTGTTCTCTCATTACCTTCGTCCATTGCGGCCAACGCTCAGGATTAG
- a CDS encoding NmrA family NAD(P)-binding protein gives MFAITGVTGKVGGAVARSLLAQGHKVRAVVRDAEKGRPWSAQGCDIAIASVEDAAGFTKAFQDVEGVFLMTPPDYDPDPGFPQTHEAAKAIRHAIETARPEKIVFLSTVGAQIAEPNLLNNSKITEEMLRTTSAPIALLRAAWFMENAAWDVEAARKGVIPTFLQPLDHRIPMVATGDIARTAAKLLDETWTGVRVIELEGPKRYSANDIAAGFSAALERPVRAEAVPRDQWETLFRSRGMRNPMPRIRMIDGFNEGWIDFESGEANSRKERTTLEAVLTSLVTSNSL, from the coding sequence ATGTTTGCGATTACTGGAGTGACAGGCAAGGTAGGCGGAGCGGTAGCGCGCAGTCTCCTGGCACAGGGGCACAAGGTGCGAGCAGTTGTGCGGGATGCCGAGAAGGGACGGCCCTGGTCCGCTCAAGGCTGTGATATCGCAATCGCCAGCGTTGAGGATGCAGCGGGTTTCACCAAAGCCTTTCAGGACGTCGAGGGAGTCTTCCTGATGACGCCTCCAGACTACGATCCTGATCCGGGGTTTCCTCAGACGCACGAGGCAGCCAAAGCCATCCGGCATGCCATCGAAACTGCCCGGCCGGAGAAGATCGTGTTTCTCTCCACGGTGGGAGCCCAGATTGCGGAGCCCAACCTTCTGAACAACTCCAAAATCACGGAAGAGATGCTGCGCACCACCTCGGCCCCGATTGCATTATTGCGTGCGGCCTGGTTCATGGAGAACGCGGCGTGGGATGTGGAAGCGGCGCGCAAGGGCGTGATCCCCACCTTTCTGCAACCACTCGATCACCGGATCCCGATGGTTGCCACCGGGGACATCGCGCGAACGGCGGCAAAACTACTTGATGAAACATGGACGGGAGTCCGTGTTATTGAACTCGAAGGTCCGAAGCGCTACTCCGCGAATGATATTGCTGCGGGGTTTAGCGCTGCGCTGGAGCGTCCGGTGCGGGCGGAAGCAGTTCCACGCGACCAATGGGAAACACTGTTTCGCTCGCGGGGCATGAGGAATCCCATGCCGAGGATTCGAATGATTGACGGCTTCAACGAAGGATGGATCGACTTTGAATCTGGCGAGGCAAACTCTCGCAAAGAGCGCACGACCCTAGAGGCGGTTCTGACTTCGCTCGTCACGTCGAATAGTCTCTGA
- a CDS encoding sensor histidine kinase gives MKTLLRKPKSSDRGNILIFDKGVGLDVRNGSQRRAQSQMIEAERMSVIGRMACSITHDMRHSLTVIYANAEFLEHHDTCANGRANLLLEIQEAVLDMTERIDSLLHFSRSGRNNSFVRERVSLVVEKAVAAVKHHPDGRNVSITRGKFPPAEADIDARNLESAIYNLLLNACQAATRSTHVPEVTVLITEVDERIYVTISDNGPGIPTSVRKTLFDPFVTAGKPNGTGLGLTLARRIAEEHVGSVWVEESNREGTEFTLSLTKNRSLR, from the coding sequence GTGAAGACACTCCTTAGGAAACCAAAGAGTTCAGACCGCGGCAATATTCTCATCTTTGATAAGGGTGTTGGTCTGGATGTGCGAAACGGGTCGCAACGGCGTGCACAAAGCCAAATGATAGAGGCAGAGAGGATGTCGGTAATCGGCAGGATGGCATGCTCGATAACCCACGATATGCGCCACTCGCTCACGGTGATCTATGCGAACGCCGAGTTCCTCGAGCACCACGATACATGCGCGAACGGGCGGGCTAATCTGCTGCTCGAAATTCAAGAAGCAGTGCTCGATATGACGGAGCGCATTGACTCACTACTGCATTTCAGCAGGAGCGGACGTAATAACTCCTTTGTCCGAGAGCGCGTTTCCTTGGTTGTTGAGAAAGCTGTTGCGGCAGTGAAACATCATCCAGACGGGCGGAACGTGTCCATCACACGCGGCAAGTTCCCGCCGGCGGAAGCAGACATCGATGCCAGAAATCTTGAAAGTGCCATATATAACCTGCTGCTCAATGCCTGCCAGGCTGCGACGCGCTCAACTCACGTGCCTGAGGTGACGGTCCTCATTACGGAAGTCGATGAGCGGATCTACGTGACAATCTCGGACAATGGTCCCGGCATACCTACCTCTGTCCGGAAGACGTTGTTCGATCCGTTCGTGACCGCAGGAAAACCCAATGGAACAGGCCTGGGGCTCACGCTGGCACGCCGGATAGCTGAAGAGCACGTTGGCAGTGTCTGGGTCGAGGAATCGAATCGAGAGGGGACGGAATTCACGCTGAGTCTGACAAAGAATAGATCGTTACGCTAG
- a CDS encoding LysR family transcriptional regulator — MICCECQCFFIVLAEERNVSRAAERLLLSQPAVSRALQRLRDMFHDDLLIRAASGYELTPQGQRLLGELEVMLPKLDRLLSGSNFDPATEQATFRIAVTDNAAAVLAPLLCRNVLPGAKKVRIDFLPWHSGVYDQLAHGRIDLAMAASIVDVPPPLQSQMIYNEDFLCAVDAKSPYKHTLTIGQYIKAEHISIAIQSGIQVVPDKPLAAKGYKRRIAMQLPYHEAAIRCVPGTHYIATVPRRFVEGATPNPSIRFLKPPPEVSSFRYVMTWHPRVNTDAAHTWLRQTMRQLGASLSR; from the coding sequence ATGATTTGTTGTGAATGTCAGTGCTTCTTCATCGTTCTCGCCGAAGAGCGCAACGTTTCCCGCGCTGCCGAGCGCCTGCTCCTTAGCCAACCTGCCGTCAGTCGCGCCCTGCAGCGTCTTCGTGACATGTTCCACGATGATCTCCTCATACGCGCTGCATCCGGCTACGAACTTACCCCGCAAGGCCAGCGCCTCCTCGGCGAACTCGAAGTCATGCTGCCCAAGCTTGATCGCCTCCTCAGTGGTTCCAACTTCGATCCCGCCACCGAACAGGCCACCTTCCGCATCGCTGTGACAGACAACGCCGCCGCCGTCCTTGCACCTCTTCTTTGTCGCAATGTCTTGCCCGGAGCAAAGAAGGTCCGCATTGACTTCCTGCCCTGGCACAGCGGCGTTTACGACCAGCTTGCGCACGGTAGAATCGATCTCGCCATGGCGGCCAGCATTGTCGACGTCCCGCCACCCCTGCAGAGCCAGATGATTTACAACGAAGATTTTCTTTGCGCCGTGGATGCAAAGAGTCCCTACAAGCACACTCTCACCATCGGCCAGTACATCAAGGCGGAACACATCAGCATTGCCATCCAGTCCGGCATCCAGGTGGTTCCCGATAAGCCTCTCGCCGCTAAAGGTTATAAGCGGAGAATCGCCATGCAACTCCCCTACCACGAGGCGGCCATCCGCTGCGTTCCGGGCACACACTACATTGCCACGGTGCCGCGCCGCTTCGTGGAGGGAGCAACGCCCAATCCCTCCATACGCTTCCTTAAGCCTCCTCCCGAAGTCAGCAGCTTCCGCTATGTCATGACCTGGCACCCACGCGTTAACACCGACGCAGCCCACACTTGGCTCCGCCAAACCATGCGGCAACTAGGTGCTTCCCTATCCCGCTAA
- a CDS encoding tetratricopeptide repeat protein, which produces MLIVAFTLLLIITKCKGKSRAAMTLYGLSVTTILLYFGLRRAAGATGVTTNGTMTSFGLFFWKYLGWMVLPIHMSMERSTDTPPPGWSRNALAAWLCLALACAVLMIVCRKIPRLRIGFAWMGLGLLPFCGIVFIYQGMAERYTYVASMGLALIIVVIGVESRVRWRPFVLGLIAVWGLWGIYRLETRIADWSDAARLYRHSLEATPRSAKLHYDLGAILEERKDFARASCEYKKAVGLEPSYEPALAGLGNVDLNLGRANEASRIFQKALQLKPDDVKTITNYGTALQALGKIDAAKTQYKRAITLAPHSDDAYCDLGVLLFRTGDTDNAVRQFLNAAEMNPDDPIPLFNLAAIYQKSGRPDLAMKLYTRVLQLNPGDADASSALQSLIRHN; this is translated from the coding sequence GTGTTGATTGTTGCTTTCACTCTCCTGCTGATAATCACGAAGTGCAAAGGCAAGAGTCGAGCAGCCATGACGCTCTATGGCCTGTCGGTCACTACGATACTGCTTTACTTTGGGTTGAGACGTGCCGCGGGTGCAACCGGAGTTACAACAAATGGGACGATGACGTCCTTTGGGCTGTTTTTCTGGAAGTATCTCGGTTGGATGGTTCTTCCAATCCACATGAGCATGGAGCGATCGACTGACACGCCGCCTCCAGGATGGTCCAGAAATGCGCTTGCAGCGTGGCTGTGTCTGGCTCTCGCCTGTGCTGTATTGATGATTGTATGCCGTAAGATTCCGAGATTACGAATTGGCTTTGCATGGATGGGACTCGGGTTGTTGCCGTTCTGCGGCATCGTGTTCATCTATCAGGGCATGGCCGAGCGTTACACCTACGTGGCGTCCATGGGCCTAGCCTTGATAATTGTCGTCATCGGCGTAGAATCGCGGGTGCGCTGGCGACCGTTCGTTCTCGGATTAATCGCCGTGTGGGGGTTGTGGGGCATTTATCGGCTGGAAACACGAATCGCAGACTGGTCGGATGCTGCGCGTCTTTACCGGCATTCTTTGGAAGCTACTCCTCGCAGTGCCAAGCTGCATTACGATCTGGGTGCCATCCTGGAGGAACGCAAAGATTTCGCTCGGGCGAGCTGTGAATACAAGAAAGCAGTCGGTTTGGAGCCGTCCTACGAGCCCGCACTTGCTGGGCTTGGAAATGTGGATCTGAACTTGGGAAGAGCGAATGAGGCTTCCCGCATTTTTCAGAAGGCGCTTCAACTCAAGCCCGATGACGTGAAAACTATCACGAACTATGGCACTGCGCTCCAGGCGCTCGGCAAGATCGACGCGGCCAAAACGCAATATAAGCGTGCCATCACTCTTGCACCGCACAGCGATGATGCGTACTGCGATCTCGGTGTTCTCTTGTTTCGTACAGGAGACACGGATAATGCCGTTCGGCAATTCCTCAACGCGGCCGAAATGAATCCAGACGATCCAATCCCCCTCTTCAATCTGGCCGCGATTTATCAAAAGAGCGGCAGGCCGGATCTCGCCATGAAGCTGTACACCCGAGTGCTTCAACTCAACCCTGGAGACGCAGACGCGAGTTCAGCCCTGCAGTCTTTAATACGTCACAATTGA
- a CDS encoding FMN-dependent NADH-azoreductase: MKLLEIQSSPRGESSDSIALTRSFIEACKSYSSSIVVDTLNVWHERLPEFDYETIGAKYKAVKHETMTEAESNVWERIQSLIFRFQNADRIVLGTPMWNFSVPYKLKQLIDLVAQRNFLFTYDGKEYGPALHVEKAVTVYTRGSRFLEASAIPPSRFDHQAPYVDLWLRLIGVQDLRSIIVDNAWNHDARESERSLADGQAQLIELVEWFLE; the protein is encoded by the coding sequence GTGAAACTTCTCGAAATTCAGTCGTCACCAAGAGGCGAATCTTCCGACTCGATCGCCCTCACCAGATCATTCATCGAGGCGTGCAAGTCCTACAGCAGCTCGATAGTCGTGGATACGTTGAACGTCTGGCATGAGCGGCTACCGGAGTTCGACTACGAGACAATTGGCGCGAAGTACAAAGCAGTGAAGCACGAAACGATGACTGAGGCAGAGTCCAACGTATGGGAACGTATTCAATCGTTGATCTTCCGCTTTCAGAACGCCGATCGAATCGTTTTAGGAACTCCAATGTGGAACTTCAGCGTGCCCTACAAGCTGAAGCAATTGATTGACCTGGTTGCCCAACGCAACTTTCTCTTCACGTACGACGGCAAGGAGTATGGGCCAGCGCTTCATGTAGAAAAAGCGGTCACTGTCTACACTCGCGGCTCTCGTTTTCTCGAAGCGTCGGCTATCCCGCCATCGCGCTTCGATCACCAGGCTCCTTACGTAGACCTCTGGCTCCGGCTGATCGGGGTGCAAGACCTTCGAAGCATCATCGTTGACAACGCGTGGAATCACGATGCTCGGGAGTCGGAGAGGAGCCTGGCGGATGGTCAGGCGCAATTGATCGAATTGGTCGAGTGGTTCTTGGAATAA